The following proteins come from a genomic window of Carassius carassius chromosome 10, fCarCar2.1, whole genome shotgun sequence:
- the LOC132151935 gene encoding phosphoinositide 3-kinase regulatory subunit 5-like isoform X2, which produces MQHTSCTEDRIQHALERCLDGLRPSEILSQSWNAGWCMNRWSLEELVKRDPENFLILLQQILRKAREVQQECRYELVAPLALMFESTLLQMPLCPSEGEILTEACEVFHDFLAWPEPYCSVCRNLLSTLHQELRAPGISYHRLVREEQGLATSSQRSKIITVLLMNPAEVPAEFLSVAEQLSGAEVSQRESSITLIKHSFQAVLRTKYPLQTISSALQCLSDDELAQILSTVSDLLESAAVMTDIAKAQEHAKGGLEALREKLGIPASNGKTSDGVLQMLGLPAAKCYTFHWDKDNFDVLNDLLEMESELTLSQTSEGMEEDDVDNVDVEDDEYDDMEEGFVLNGCTDYRASTFSTVSSLSTASKDSMFSTLSVTSSEYSPLSTLSSSSQASGTDSDFCEDAEEDSLSTASVPKSKTSARLSKRLSRLFKPRGNSLCRAKSLGSPEAKELVIAVRSKRSNSLPQQVRLRSSEIGFPVPPLSQLQYVCYRRRPILSTDDVEGPPGATILRVVVFGADHVAGRVARAYGNLRKREGDCPHLTKAFRMKFFFVPVRRDTTPANFSTRNSGSSLQLSVSPLKSAVSNTDLSVNGTEDSTNDIANLLGMLDPWYERNTLSLLELPVNVVCQQTSRIESDLSEGAGEGRLPIFADLVLYYCRHAARPALIQLYQAELTLAGGERRTEVFIHSLELGHTAGTRAIKAMGAASKRFGIDGDREAVPLSLEVTYNQIRISGRSQKTRTEKSCTSINLLKACRTLEELDSKMECLHLTMTEVLKRQNSKSKKGYNQQLTTTQVKVDKVQVSGTCSTTFAVCLDQDEKKILQSVTRCEVSVCYKPDSLTDWTKGRAFSSQTQPLQSTFCSLLCLPVATFSGPQP; this is translated from the exons ATGCAGCACACCTCGTGCACAGAGGACCGGATCCAGCACGCTCTGGAGAGATGCCTGGATGGACTCCGGCCGTCAGAAATCCTGTCACAATCCTGGAATG CTGGCTGGTGTATGAACCGCTGGAGTCTAGAAGAGCTGGTTAAGAGGGACCCAGAAAATTTTCTAATTCTGCTTCAGCAAATTCTCAGAAAAGCCAGGGAG GTTCAGCAGGAGTGTCGGTATGAGCTTGTGGCCCCCTTGGCTCTCATGTTTGAGTCCACACTTCTGCAG ATGCCTCTTTGTCCATCTGAAGGAGAGATTCTGACAGAAGCTTGTGAAGTGTTTCATGACTTTCTAGCATGGCCTGAACCCTACTGTAGTGTGTGTCGTAACCTGCTCTCTACTTTACATCAAGAGCTTAGAGCTCCAG GTATTTCGTACCACAGGTTGGTAAGAGAGGAACAAGGCCTTGCCACCTCCAGTCAGCGTTCTAAGATCAT TACGGTGTTGTTAATGAACCCGGCTGAGGTGCCTGCTGAGTTCCTGTCTGTGGCGGAGCAGCTCAGTGGAGCAGAGGTCTCACAGAGAGAGAGTAGCATTACACTCATTAAACACAGCTTCCAGGCAGTGCTCAGAACTAAATACCCACTACAGACCATCAGCAGTGCTCTACAG TGCCTTAGTGATGATGAGTTGGCACAGATCCTGTCCACAGTGAGTGATCTTCTAGAGTCTGCAGCAGTCATGACGGATATAGCTAAAGCTCAAGAACATGCCAAGGGTGGTCTGGAGGCGCTGCGAGAAAAACTTGGCATACCAGCCTCCAATGGCAAGACTTCAGATG GGGTTCTTCAGATGCTCGGCCTCCCAGCAGCCAAGTGCTACACCTTCCATTGGGACAAGGATAATTTTG ATGTTCTAAACGACCTTCTAGAAATGGAGTCTGAATTGACCTTATCTCAAACATCTGAGGGTATGGAGGAGGATGATGTTGACAACGTTGATGTGGAAGATGATGAATATGATGACATGGAGGAAGGGTTTGTATTAAACGGTTGCACTGACTATCGGGCCTCAACCTTTTCCACTGTCTCCTCGCTTTCCACGGCCTCCAAAGACTCCATGTTCTCCACTCTGTCAGTCACTTCCTCCGAATACTCTCCCCTCTCCACACTCTCATCCTCATCTCAAGCTTCAGGCACCGACAGTGACTTCTGTGAGGACGCAGAGGAGGACAGTCTGAGCACAGCGTCTGTGCCCAAGTCCAAAACAAGTGCACGACTTTCCAAGCGCCTCTCACGACTCTTCAAACCTCGCGGCAACTCTCTATGTCGAGCTAAAAGCCTGGGCAGCCCTGAGGCTAAAGAATTAGTTATAGCTGTCCGCTCGAAGAGATCCAATTCTCTGCCACAGCAAGTGCGACTGCGGAGCTCTGAGATAGGGTTCCCAGTGCCCCCCCTGTCACAGCTGCAGTATGTTTGCTATAGAAGAAGACCCATTCTGAGTACTGACGATGTGGAAGGGCCTCCAGGGGCCACAATTCTCAGAGTGGTGGTGTTTGGTGCAGATCATGTGGCAGGAAGAGTTGCCCGTGCCTATGGCAACCTAAGAAAAAGAGAAGGAGACTGTCCACACCTGACCAAGGCTTTCAGGATGAAGTTTTTCTTTGTGCCTGTAAGAAGGGATACAACTCCAGCCAATTTCTCCACAAGGAACTCTGGTTCTTCTCTGCAATTGTCAGTGAGTCCACTGAAGTCAGCCGTCTCTAACACT GATCTCAGTGTGAATGGGACGGAGGACAGCACTAATGATATAGCTAATCTCCTGGGAATGCTGGATCCCTGGTATGAGCGTAACACTCTGAGCCTGCTGGAGCTTCCGGTTAATGTGGTGTGCCAG CAAACATCCAGGATTGAGTCGGACTTGTCTGAAGGTGCTGGTGAGGGGCGTTTACCGATATTTGCTGACCTGGTGCTCTATTACTGTCGTCATGCCGCCCGCCCTGCCCTCATTCAGCTCTATCAAGCAGAG TTGACACTAGCTGGAGGAGAGAGACGGACTGAAGTGTTTATTCACTCTCTGGAGCTCGGACACACAGCTGGTACAAGAGCCATCAAGGCCATGG GTGCTGCCAGTAAGCGATTTGGCATTGATGGAGACCGTGAAGCTGTTCCTTTATCACTTGAAGTTACTTACAACCAA ATACGTATCAGTGGCAGAAGTCAGAAGACGAGGACAGAGAAGTCCTGCACCTCTATAAACCTGCTAAAGGCCTGCAGGACTCTTGAGGAACTAG ATTCTAAAATGGAGTGCCTTCATTTGACAATGACAGAAGTGCTGAAGAGACAAAACTCTAAATCAAAGAAAGGCTACAATCAG CAACTGACCACCACACAGGTAAAGGTGGATAAGGTTCAGGTTAGTGGAACTTGCAGCACCACCTTCGCAGTTTGTCTGGACCAAGATGAGAAGAAAATTTTACAGAGTGTGACCAG GTGTGAGGTATCAGTTTGCTATAAACCGGATAGTTTGACTGACTGGACGAAAGGAAGGGCgttctcctctcagactcagcCTCTGCAGTCAACCTTCTGCTCTCTGCTTTGTCTCCCTGTTGCCACTTTCAGTGGACCTCAGCCCTGA
- the LOC132151935 gene encoding phosphoinositide 3-kinase regulatory subunit 5-like isoform X1: MFVTIKMQHTSCTEDRIQHALERCLDGLRPSEILSQSWNAGWCMNRWSLEELVKRDPENFLILLQQILRKAREVQQECRYELVAPLALMFESTLLQMPLCPSEGEILTEACEVFHDFLAWPEPYCSVCRNLLSTLHQELRAPGISYHRLVREEQGLATSSQRSKIITVLLMNPAEVPAEFLSVAEQLSGAEVSQRESSITLIKHSFQAVLRTKYPLQTISSALQCLSDDELAQILSTVSDLLESAAVMTDIAKAQEHAKGGLEALREKLGIPASNGKTSDGVLQMLGLPAAKCYTFHWDKDNFDVLNDLLEMESELTLSQTSEGMEEDDVDNVDVEDDEYDDMEEGFVLNGCTDYRASTFSTVSSLSTASKDSMFSTLSVTSSEYSPLSTLSSSSQASGTDSDFCEDAEEDSLSTASVPKSKTSARLSKRLSRLFKPRGNSLCRAKSLGSPEAKELVIAVRSKRSNSLPQQVRLRSSEIGFPVPPLSQLQYVCYRRRPILSTDDVEGPPGATILRVVVFGADHVAGRVARAYGNLRKREGDCPHLTKAFRMKFFFVPVRRDTTPANFSTRNSGSSLQLSVSPLKSAVSNTDLSVNGTEDSTNDIANLLGMLDPWYERNTLSLLELPVNVVCQQTSRIESDLSEGAGEGRLPIFADLVLYYCRHAARPALIQLYQAELTLAGGERRTEVFIHSLELGHTAGTRAIKAMGAASKRFGIDGDREAVPLSLEVTYNQIRISGRSQKTRTEKSCTSINLLKACRTLEELDSKMECLHLTMTEVLKRQNSKSKKGYNQQLTTTQVKVDKVQVSGTCSTTFAVCLDQDEKKILQSVTRCEVSVCYKPDSLTDWTKGRAFSSQTQPLQSTFCSLLCLPVATFSGPQP, encoded by the exons ATGTTTG TTACAATCAAGATGCAGCACACCTCGTGCACAGAGGACCGGATCCAGCACGCTCTGGAGAGATGCCTGGATGGACTCCGGCCGTCAGAAATCCTGTCACAATCCTGGAATG CTGGCTGGTGTATGAACCGCTGGAGTCTAGAAGAGCTGGTTAAGAGGGACCCAGAAAATTTTCTAATTCTGCTTCAGCAAATTCTCAGAAAAGCCAGGGAG GTTCAGCAGGAGTGTCGGTATGAGCTTGTGGCCCCCTTGGCTCTCATGTTTGAGTCCACACTTCTGCAG ATGCCTCTTTGTCCATCTGAAGGAGAGATTCTGACAGAAGCTTGTGAAGTGTTTCATGACTTTCTAGCATGGCCTGAACCCTACTGTAGTGTGTGTCGTAACCTGCTCTCTACTTTACATCAAGAGCTTAGAGCTCCAG GTATTTCGTACCACAGGTTGGTAAGAGAGGAACAAGGCCTTGCCACCTCCAGTCAGCGTTCTAAGATCAT TACGGTGTTGTTAATGAACCCGGCTGAGGTGCCTGCTGAGTTCCTGTCTGTGGCGGAGCAGCTCAGTGGAGCAGAGGTCTCACAGAGAGAGAGTAGCATTACACTCATTAAACACAGCTTCCAGGCAGTGCTCAGAACTAAATACCCACTACAGACCATCAGCAGTGCTCTACAG TGCCTTAGTGATGATGAGTTGGCACAGATCCTGTCCACAGTGAGTGATCTTCTAGAGTCTGCAGCAGTCATGACGGATATAGCTAAAGCTCAAGAACATGCCAAGGGTGGTCTGGAGGCGCTGCGAGAAAAACTTGGCATACCAGCCTCCAATGGCAAGACTTCAGATG GGGTTCTTCAGATGCTCGGCCTCCCAGCAGCCAAGTGCTACACCTTCCATTGGGACAAGGATAATTTTG ATGTTCTAAACGACCTTCTAGAAATGGAGTCTGAATTGACCTTATCTCAAACATCTGAGGGTATGGAGGAGGATGATGTTGACAACGTTGATGTGGAAGATGATGAATATGATGACATGGAGGAAGGGTTTGTATTAAACGGTTGCACTGACTATCGGGCCTCAACCTTTTCCACTGTCTCCTCGCTTTCCACGGCCTCCAAAGACTCCATGTTCTCCACTCTGTCAGTCACTTCCTCCGAATACTCTCCCCTCTCCACACTCTCATCCTCATCTCAAGCTTCAGGCACCGACAGTGACTTCTGTGAGGACGCAGAGGAGGACAGTCTGAGCACAGCGTCTGTGCCCAAGTCCAAAACAAGTGCACGACTTTCCAAGCGCCTCTCACGACTCTTCAAACCTCGCGGCAACTCTCTATGTCGAGCTAAAAGCCTGGGCAGCCCTGAGGCTAAAGAATTAGTTATAGCTGTCCGCTCGAAGAGATCCAATTCTCTGCCACAGCAAGTGCGACTGCGGAGCTCTGAGATAGGGTTCCCAGTGCCCCCCCTGTCACAGCTGCAGTATGTTTGCTATAGAAGAAGACCCATTCTGAGTACTGACGATGTGGAAGGGCCTCCAGGGGCCACAATTCTCAGAGTGGTGGTGTTTGGTGCAGATCATGTGGCAGGAAGAGTTGCCCGTGCCTATGGCAACCTAAGAAAAAGAGAAGGAGACTGTCCACACCTGACCAAGGCTTTCAGGATGAAGTTTTTCTTTGTGCCTGTAAGAAGGGATACAACTCCAGCCAATTTCTCCACAAGGAACTCTGGTTCTTCTCTGCAATTGTCAGTGAGTCCACTGAAGTCAGCCGTCTCTAACACT GATCTCAGTGTGAATGGGACGGAGGACAGCACTAATGATATAGCTAATCTCCTGGGAATGCTGGATCCCTGGTATGAGCGTAACACTCTGAGCCTGCTGGAGCTTCCGGTTAATGTGGTGTGCCAG CAAACATCCAGGATTGAGTCGGACTTGTCTGAAGGTGCTGGTGAGGGGCGTTTACCGATATTTGCTGACCTGGTGCTCTATTACTGTCGTCATGCCGCCCGCCCTGCCCTCATTCAGCTCTATCAAGCAGAG TTGACACTAGCTGGAGGAGAGAGACGGACTGAAGTGTTTATTCACTCTCTGGAGCTCGGACACACAGCTGGTACAAGAGCCATCAAGGCCATGG GTGCTGCCAGTAAGCGATTTGGCATTGATGGAGACCGTGAAGCTGTTCCTTTATCACTTGAAGTTACTTACAACCAA ATACGTATCAGTGGCAGAAGTCAGAAGACGAGGACAGAGAAGTCCTGCACCTCTATAAACCTGCTAAAGGCCTGCAGGACTCTTGAGGAACTAG ATTCTAAAATGGAGTGCCTTCATTTGACAATGACAGAAGTGCTGAAGAGACAAAACTCTAAATCAAAGAAAGGCTACAATCAG CAACTGACCACCACACAGGTAAAGGTGGATAAGGTTCAGGTTAGTGGAACTTGCAGCACCACCTTCGCAGTTTGTCTGGACCAAGATGAGAAGAAAATTTTACAGAGTGTGACCAG GTGTGAGGTATCAGTTTGCTATAAACCGGATAGTTTGACTGACTGGACGAAAGGAAGGGCgttctcctctcagactcagcCTCTGCAGTCAACCTTCTGCTCTCTGCTTTGTCTCCCTGTTGCCACTTTCAGTGGACCTCAGCCCTGA